In Leptospira congkakensis, one DNA window encodes the following:
- a CDS encoding ATP-binding protein, which yields MLNTKIERLSQLLSHSQNGLVLVDLKSKQVLYIDQNTKERLGLKNQKSFEIQNLFYDYDLLISEIHTHPQSKSDYKWFLKNETLEKVAVSVHFSSLTEFFESDTEIYSITINWNHEYTEENSEIIDHLEIPFLRIDFSGNIIYANARFINFFHLLPQKIQSYNAFDVLRLSDNFKQEILKQNIKKIIEFQPQKGKLITFQLQSFITTNQDMPDGITILLLDLSELQNAEKILKYGEDKLRTFFATMNNGFVIINQDAKILEIAPIFKFLLFQVFAFEVGEDIFHFFDEKMKLKLMEDLNSVIENQNVQTTEFEYTLLGEDRTFEIRFIPVRRYDPNDKKIMLVFSDITEAKRMDRQLIESMKFASIGEIAAGLAHEINNPLQSALLYLDDLITVDETDSNERRNILKKIESANLRIRDLVKALLDLGRMESPNRDFVSPYYILVRTSELVEVSCRKKNINFTRHAGPNLPGIFVRWQEIEQVLINCVVNSINALSEMENLRQSPKIELGIDLVKNQKKEWVVFSVEDNGPGIDDDTLEKVFLPLFTTRRNKQGTGLGLSISKKIIAEHGGEIYIKTKEGTGTKVEIYLPAHTEDNG from the coding sequence ATGTTAAATACAAAAATTGAAAGACTATCGCAGCTACTTTCCCATTCCCAGAATGGATTGGTTTTGGTCGATCTTAAATCCAAACAAGTTCTTTACATTGACCAAAATACAAAAGAAAGATTAGGACTTAAGAATCAAAAATCATTTGAAATCCAAAATCTTTTTTATGACTATGATCTCTTAATTTCAGAAATCCATACGCACCCTCAATCAAAAAGTGATTACAAATGGTTTCTAAAAAATGAAACTTTAGAAAAGGTAGCCGTTTCTGTTCATTTTTCATCATTAACGGAATTCTTTGAATCCGACACTGAAATATATTCCATCACAATAAACTGGAATCATGAATATACAGAAGAAAATTCAGAAATCATTGATCATTTGGAAATCCCTTTTCTCCGAATAGATTTCAGCGGAAACATCATTTATGCAAATGCACGATTCATAAATTTTTTTCATTTATTACCTCAAAAAATTCAATCTTACAATGCCTTTGATGTCCTTCGTTTATCAGATAACTTTAAACAAGAAATCTTAAAACAAAATATAAAAAAGATAATCGAGTTCCAACCGCAAAAAGGAAAGTTGATCACCTTCCAATTACAAAGTTTTATTACTACCAATCAAGATATGCCAGATGGGATTACAATCCTTCTGTTGGATCTTTCTGAATTACAAAATGCTGAAAAAATTCTAAAATATGGTGAAGATAAACTAAGAACATTCTTTGCTACAATGAACAATGGATTCGTCATCATAAACCAAGATGCAAAAATCTTAGAAATAGCTCCTATATTCAAATTTTTATTATTCCAAGTATTTGCTTTTGAAGTTGGGGAAGATATTTTCCATTTTTTCGATGAAAAAATGAAACTAAAATTAATGGAAGATTTAAATTCTGTTATCGAAAATCAAAATGTTCAAACAACAGAATTCGAATACACACTTCTTGGTGAAGATCGGACTTTTGAAATTCGCTTTATTCCAGTTAGACGATATGATCCAAACGATAAAAAAATAATGTTAGTATTTTCAGATATTACTGAAGCCAAACGAATGGATCGCCAACTTATCGAATCTATGAAATTTGCAAGTATTGGTGAAATTGCGGCAGGTCTTGCACACGAAATCAATAATCCACTTCAAAGTGCACTTTTGTATTTAGATGATTTGATTACAGTTGATGAAACCGATTCCAATGAACGACGAAACATTTTAAAAAAAATCGAGTCGGCAAATTTACGCATTCGCGATTTAGTGAAAGCGTTACTTGATTTAGGAAGAATGGAAAGTCCCAATCGTGATTTTGTTTCTCCTTATTACATTTTAGTTCGAACAAGCGAACTAGTAGAAGTAAGTTGTCGAAAAAAAAATATCAATTTTACAAGACATGCGGGACCAAATTTACCAGGAATTTTTGTTCGCTGGCAAGAAATCGAACAAGTACTAATTAATTGTGTGGTAAACTCCATCAATGCACTTTCCGAAATGGAAAATCTAAGACAGTCTCCAAAAATAGAATTGGGTATCGATTTAGTAAAAAATCAAAAAAAAGAATGGGTTGTATTTTCTGTCGAAGACAATGGTCCTGGGATCGACGATGATACTTTGGAAAAAGTTTTTTTGCCTTTGTTTACAACCAGAAGGAATAAACAAGGAACTGGTTTGGGACTTTCCATTTCCAAAAAGATCATCGCGGAGCATGGTGGAGAAATCTATATTAAAACTAAGGAAGGAACAGGGACTAAGGTAGAAATTTACCTCCCTGCCCATACAGAAGATAATGGATAA
- a CDS encoding ferredoxin: MADKSSKQPENVPGKYYVDQTCVPCNDCIKEAPSLLQYSDDESHIFFKNQPTTPTEEKQAKAAMAMCPVDAIGDDGQ; this comes from the coding sequence ATGGCAGATAAAAGTAGCAAACAACCCGAGAATGTCCCAGGGAAATACTATGTCGACCAGACCTGCGTTCCCTGTAACGACTGCATTAAGGAAGCCCCTAGCCTATTACAGTATAGTGACGATGAAAGTCACATTTTCTTCAAAAACCAACCAACAACGCCCACAGAGGAAAAACAGGCAAAAGCTGCAATGGCTATGTGCCCCGTGGATGCCATCGGCGACGATGGTCAGTAA
- a CDS encoding polyprenyl synthetase family protein, translating into MPIHFSNILKNSKQLFDSFFESYTEELFQPRTRITDACLYSLKAGGKRIRPIFVLNSFFDPDHFPTKQNRDEHLSVYLAALAVECIHTYSLIHDDLPAMDDDDTRRGMPTCHIQFDEATAILAGDTLNSLSFYLLSLYENTDSTSIRDSIQILHKGAGMNGMILGQMEDIEEEKSPNATDKESKLASIHTKKTGALIEASFLLGNRLRPDWLERESVISSYAKEIGLLFQITDDILDVEGNLADLGKTPGKDAKAGKLTYPSLYGMETTKRLRDESVSKAISLVTNFPSLNNEFFLGLPNYIAERKN; encoded by the coding sequence GTGCCAATTCACTTTTCCAATATTTTAAAAAACTCCAAACAACTCTTTGATTCTTTTTTTGAATCTTATACAGAAGAATTGTTCCAACCGCGCACTCGCATAACAGATGCTTGTTTGTATAGTCTCAAAGCTGGTGGGAAACGAATCCGACCCATCTTTGTACTGAATTCTTTTTTTGACCCAGACCATTTTCCAACAAAACAAAATAGGGACGAACACCTCTCTGTTTATTTAGCGGCACTTGCTGTCGAATGCATTCATACTTATTCTCTTATCCATGACGATTTACCAGCAATGGATGATGATGACACACGTCGGGGAATGCCCACTTGCCACATCCAATTTGATGAAGCCACTGCCATCCTTGCTGGAGACACACTCAATTCCTTAAGTTTTTATCTCTTATCTTTATATGAAAATACAGATTCCACCTCCATCCGCGACTCCATCCAAATCCTGCACAAAGGTGCGGGAATGAATGGGATGATCCTGGGGCAAATGGAAGATATCGAAGAAGAAAAAAGTCCGAATGCCACAGATAAGGAATCCAAACTCGCATCCATCCATACAAAAAAAACGGGAGCTCTGATTGAAGCATCCTTCCTCTTAGGCAATCGTTTAAGACCTGATTGGTTGGAGAGAGAATCCGTGATCTCTAGTTATGCGAAAGAAATTGGACTTTTATTCCAAATCACCGATGATATTTTAGATGTAGAAGGAAACCTGGCGGATCTTGGAAAAACACCGGGAAAAGATGCCAAAGCTGGCAAATTGACTTATCCCAGCCTTTATGGAATGGAAACAACAAAAAGGTTACGAGACGAATCCGTATCCAAAGCAATTTCTCTAGTTACAAACTTTCCTTCCTTAAACAATGAATTCTTTTTAGGATTACCAAATTACATTGCCGAAAGAAAAAATTAG
- the coaD gene encoding pantetheine-phosphate adenylyltransferase, giving the protein MKNIAVYPGSFDPFTNGHLDIIRRAHPLFEEIIIAVAINSKKSSLFSSEERVEMIGKVFKGWDKIKIDTFEGLTVDYCKEKNSRVILRGLRAVTDFDYEYAISLMNKKLAPEIETYFLMADNEYSFVSSTIVKEVARHGRAVSNQVPDIVGEALTKKFSI; this is encoded by the coding sequence ATGAAAAATATCGCCGTATATCCAGGTTCTTTTGATCCGTTCACCAACGGTCATCTCGACATCATACGGCGAGCTCATCCGTTATTCGAAGAGATCATTATTGCAGTGGCCATTAACTCAAAAAAATCTTCCCTATTTTCTTCAGAAGAACGAGTGGAAATGATCGGAAAGGTTTTTAAAGGTTGGGACAAAATCAAAATTGATACCTTCGAAGGTCTTACTGTAGACTATTGTAAGGAAAAAAACTCACGTGTGATTTTACGTGGGCTTCGTGCTGTCACAGATTTTGACTACGAATATGCGATCTCTCTTATGAATAAAAAATTGGCTCCTGAAATCGAAACTTATTTTTTGATGGCGGACAATGAATACTCTTTTGTGTCTTCCACAATCGTCAAAGAAGTAGCAAGACATGGAAGAGCTGTATCCAACCAAGTTCCAGACATTGTGGGCGAAGCCCTTACAAAAAAATTCTCCATTTAA
- a CDS encoding nucleoside-diphosphate kinase: MERTFIMLKPDAVKNKHIGDILQRIEKEGFKILGLKFLKLSLEDAKQFYAVHAARPFYNDLCTYMASGPIVACALERDNAVTHWRDVIGATDPKEAKAGTIRALFAESKEANAVHGSDSVANALQEIAFFFKGYELN, translated from the coding sequence ATGGAAAGAACTTTTATCATGCTTAAACCCGATGCTGTGAAAAACAAACACATCGGTGACATCCTTCAAAGAATTGAAAAAGAAGGATTTAAAATCCTAGGACTGAAATTCCTAAAACTCAGCCTCGAAGACGCAAAACAATTTTACGCGGTTCACGCAGCTCGCCCATTTTACAATGACCTTTGTACTTACATGGCTTCTGGTCCGATCGTTGCTTGCGCTCTTGAAAGAGACAACGCAGTGACACATTGGAGAGATGTAATTGGCGCGACTGACCCTAAAGAAGCAAAAGCGGGAACAATCCGTGCACTCTTTGCAGAAAGCAAAGAAGCAAACGCAGTTCACGGTTCTGACTCTGTAGCAAACGCACTTCAAGAAATTGCGTTTTTCTTCAAAGGGTATGAACTTAACTAA
- a CDS encoding argininosuccinate synthase yields MKEKPAPKKIVLAYSGGLDTSVILAWLKDTYGCEVIAFCADVGQKEELTGLEEKGKNTGASKVYIQDLRLEFARDFIFPAIRGNAIYEMRYLLGTSLARPLIAKAMAEVATKEGADAFSHGATGKGNDQVRFELTFKALSPNLQIIAPWRTWDFGGREELIEYAKKKGIPVPVTAAKPYSMDRNLMHLSFEGGILEDPYNEPKEDMFILTVSPEKAPDKPTYLELDFENGDCVAIDGKKLNPLEVMETLNDLGGKNGVGRVDIVENRLVGIKSRGVYETPGGTILHIAHRDLESITLDRDTQHKKDELSQEFARYIYNGQWYSNQMNALRAYMDYTQKYVNGTVRIKLYKGSCTVVGRKSKKSLYNAGLSTFEKEELYNQYDAEGFINLYGLPMKEWARVNK; encoded by the coding sequence ATGAAAGAGAAACCTGCTCCCAAAAAAATCGTTCTCGCTTACTCCGGAGGACTCGATACTTCCGTCATCCTGGCTTGGTTGAAAGATACCTACGGTTGTGAAGTCATTGCTTTTTGCGCTGATGTTGGTCAAAAAGAAGAACTTACCGGTCTAGAAGAAAAAGGAAAAAACACCGGAGCCTCAAAAGTGTACATCCAAGACTTACGTTTAGAATTTGCACGAGACTTTATTTTCCCTGCGATTCGGGGAAATGCAATTTATGAAATGCGTTATTTATTAGGTACTTCTCTCGCAAGGCCACTCATTGCCAAAGCTATGGCGGAAGTGGCAACTAAAGAAGGTGCTGATGCTTTTTCTCATGGAGCCACAGGAAAAGGAAACGACCAAGTTCGTTTTGAATTAACCTTCAAAGCACTTTCGCCTAACTTACAAATCATTGCTCCTTGGAGAACTTGGGACTTTGGTGGCCGAGAAGAACTAATTGAATACGCAAAGAAAAAAGGAATTCCAGTTCCTGTAACAGCCGCTAAACCATATAGTATGGATAGAAATTTAATGCACCTTTCTTTTGAAGGTGGGATTTTAGAAGATCCATACAACGAACCAAAAGAAGATATGTTTATCCTAACCGTATCTCCAGAAAAAGCTCCTGACAAACCAACCTATTTAGAATTAGATTTTGAAAATGGGGACTGTGTTGCCATCGATGGAAAAAAACTAAATCCACTCGAAGTGATGGAAACACTTAACGATTTAGGTGGAAAAAATGGAGTGGGCCGAGTTGACATCGTAGAAAACAGACTTGTGGGAATCAAATCTCGCGGGGTTTATGAAACTCCTGGTGGAACCATCCTTCATATCGCTCACCGTGATTTGGAATCCATCACACTCGATCGTGATACCCAACACAAAAAAGATGAACTCTCTCAAGAGTTTGCTCGTTATATCTACAATGGCCAATGGTATTCCAACCAAATGAATGCTTTGCGTGCTTATATGGATTACACACAAAAATATGTGAACGGAACTGTACGAATTAAATTGTACAAAGGAAGTTGCACCGTTGTGGGACGTAAATCCAAGAAATCTCTTTACAATGCAGGACTCTCTACATTTGAAAAAGAAGAATTGTACAACCAATATGACGCTGAAGGTTTTATCAACCTTTACGGACTGCCAATGAAAGAATGGGCAAGGGTAAACAAATAA
- a CDS encoding response regulator produces MTKKNILIVEDEPFLGLNIKQKIESFGFHVIAVVPSGDEAFQIVSEKVPDLILMDINLEGSLDGIETAESLREQFSVPVLFLTGFLDETAKHRINQNPSYAYLMKPFTTDQLKEAVSGFTA; encoded by the coding sequence ATGACGAAAAAGAACATCCTCATCGTTGAGGATGAACCCTTCCTTGGACTCAACATCAAACAGAAAATCGAATCTTTCGGTTTTCATGTGATTGCTGTTGTGCCTTCTGGGGATGAGGCCTTCCAAATTGTTTCGGAAAAAGTTCCGGACCTGATTTTAATGGATATCAATTTGGAGGGTTCTTTGGATGGAATTGAAACCGCTGAATCTTTACGAGAGCAGTTTTCTGTTCCGGTTTTGTTTCTGACTGGTTTTTTGGATGAGACCGCAAAACACCGAATCAATCAAAATCCTTCTTACGCCTATTTGATGAAACCTTTCACCACTGACCAATTGAAAGAAGCGGTTTCTGGTTTTACCGCCTAA
- a CDS encoding cation:proton antiporter, whose protein sequence is MKTRSSLFYGFTILLFGSLGYFLLQAGTLLEVTKNIVLVSGEHLDAENFFNRFHHPLALLFLQIIIVCGAARFVGYVFSRKLKQPSVMGEIVAGILLGPSLLGYYFPETMGFLFPPSSLPTLGTLSQIGLVLFMFIIGMELDISVLKNKAHSAVVISHASIIFPFFLGMILAYYFYTDYAPENVGFLSFSLFMGIAMSITAFPVLARILQERNLTRTPLGAMVLTCAAADDITAWILLAIIVTISKAGNLNTALFTVGLSFAYILTMIYLVAPFLKRLGSIYISRENLTRTAVALILMILFLSSLATEVIGIHALFGAFLAGVIMPAEGNLKKLIAEKIEDVAVILFLPIFFVITGLRTEIGLLNGSHLWMVFGLVILVAVVGKFVGSAFAAKVSGSNWEDALSIGALMNTRGLMELVVLNIGYDLGILSPEIFAVFVLMALVTTLSTGPLLDGIQKFFSKSEKRIPTEKPVDHKLRVLVAFAQEKMGKSLVRFAYSLSGNQKKNLEITALHISPNDSLSNEEIRRYRDASFEAIRQTGSSMGVQVQTEYRITDNVTYEIVNFAKVKHTDILLIGAAKPLFSRSYTGGKIKGILNYCPATVGVLIDIGLESVEKVAILYKGEKDPILGFAQKLTSLKGMKSNKIKVDDLVQPETDLNPYPISLNKITGYSLILIDLNVWEEMGFEKMDLLPTSFLLVRFLGT, encoded by the coding sequence ATGAAAACGCGTTCTTCTTTGTTTTATGGATTCACCATACTTCTGTTTGGCTCCCTTGGTTATTTCCTTTTACAAGCAGGGACTCTCCTCGAAGTAACCAAAAATATTGTTTTAGTTTCTGGTGAACATCTGGATGCGGAAAACTTTTTCAACCGGTTCCATCACCCGTTAGCACTTCTTTTCCTTCAAATCATCATTGTCTGTGGTGCCGCTAGATTTGTTGGGTATGTATTTTCTAGAAAACTCAAACAACCGTCCGTTATGGGAGAGATCGTGGCCGGGATTTTACTTGGGCCATCACTTCTCGGGTACTATTTCCCAGAGACCATGGGATTTTTATTTCCGCCATCAAGCCTACCCACTTTAGGAACCCTCAGCCAAATTGGTTTGGTTCTTTTTATGTTCATCATTGGGATGGAACTTGATATCTCCGTTCTTAAAAACAAAGCCCACTCTGCCGTTGTGATTAGCCATGCGAGTATCATCTTTCCTTTCTTTTTGGGGATGATTTTGGCTTATTATTTTTATACGGATTACGCACCGGAGAATGTAGGATTCTTATCATTTTCACTATTTATGGGAATTGCAATGAGCATCACTGCCTTTCCCGTACTTGCAAGAATTCTCCAAGAAAGAAATCTCACTAGGACTCCGCTCGGTGCTATGGTCCTCACTTGTGCGGCGGCGGATGATATCACGGCTTGGATCTTACTTGCGATCATTGTTACCATTTCCAAAGCAGGAAATCTCAATACAGCACTTTTCACTGTCGGACTTTCTTTTGCTTATATCCTAACAATGATTTATCTAGTGGCTCCCTTTCTCAAACGTTTGGGTTCCATTTATATCTCAAGGGAAAACTTAACAAGAACGGCTGTAGCTCTTATTTTAATGATTCTCTTTTTGTCCTCTCTTGCAACAGAAGTCATAGGAATTCACGCTTTATTTGGTGCCTTCCTTGCCGGTGTGATTATGCCAGCAGAAGGAAACCTCAAAAAACTCATCGCAGAAAAAATTGAAGATGTTGCAGTCATTTTATTCCTACCGATTTTCTTTGTGATCACAGGACTCCGAACAGAAATTGGTCTACTCAATGGATCTCATCTTTGGATGGTGTTTGGCCTTGTCATCCTTGTGGCTGTTGTTGGAAAATTTGTGGGAAGTGCTTTTGCTGCAAAAGTTTCCGGATCCAACTGGGAAGATGCACTTTCTATCGGTGCTCTTATGAATACACGAGGTCTGATGGAACTTGTGGTTCTCAATATTGGATATGATCTAGGAATTTTAAGTCCAGAAATCTTTGCGGTCTTTGTTTTGATGGCCCTCGTCACAACTCTTTCCACAGGACCACTTTTGGATGGAATTCAAAAGTTTTTCTCTAAATCAGAAAAACGAATTCCTACGGAAAAACCGGTTGATCACAAGTTACGGGTGTTAGTTGCTTTTGCTCAAGAGAAAATGGGAAAAAGTTTGGTTCGATTTGCTTATTCCCTTTCCGGCAACCAAAAGAAAAATTTAGAAATCACTGCCCTTCATATTTCACCAAATGACTCTTTGTCGAATGAAGAAATTCGTCGTTATCGTGATGCGAGTTTTGAAGCCATTCGCCAAACAGGCTCTAGTATGGGTGTTCAAGTCCAAACAGAATACCGCATCACTGACAACGTCACTTATGAAATTGTCAATTTTGCCAAAGTCAAACATACAGACATTTTACTCATTGGTGCCGCCAAACCACTATTTTCTCGCAGTTATACGGGAGGAAAAATCAAAGGGATTCTCAACTATTGCCCTGCCACCGTGGGTGTCCTTATTGACATCGGTTTAGAATCTGTAGAAAAAGTTGCGATCCTTTACAAAGGGGAAAAAGATCCCATCCTTGGATTTGCCCAAAAACTAACATCCCTCAAAGGGATGAAGTCGAACAAAATTAAGGTGGATGACCTAGTACAACCCGAAACAGATCTAAATCCCTATCCCATTTCCTTAAATAAAATCACTGGGTATTCACTGATTCTCATTGATCTAAATGTTTGGGAAGAAATGGGATTTGAGAAAATGGATCTTCTCCCAACATCATTTCTTTTGGTTCGTTTTTTAGGCACCTAA
- a CDS encoding TlyA family RNA methyltransferase, which translates to MPKEKIRLDEYLVREGYAIDLKLAQSLILSGSVLVNDVVISKVGTNISVKDNVRTKEKIKTYVSRGAYKLLGAFDSFPKTNVQNKTCIDLGSSTGGFCQVLLEKGASRVIAVDVGYGQLAQKIANDPKVTVFDRTHLKDLTLPQLEPLTEETWITMDLSFISLVPVFASLVSLFQSSPKTIWQGISLFKPQFEVHPSKLEKGVLKDSHHISYTIRTVWRKIKNLDSKLKFLGLAESPIQGADGNREFLIRWEWKG; encoded by the coding sequence TTGCCGAAAGAAAAAATTAGACTGGATGAATACCTCGTTCGCGAAGGTTATGCGATTGATCTTAAACTTGCACAATCGTTAATTCTTTCTGGGTCTGTGCTCGTCAATGATGTGGTGATTTCAAAAGTTGGAACAAACATTTCTGTAAAAGACAACGTTCGCACCAAAGAAAAAATCAAAACCTATGTTTCCCGAGGTGCGTATAAACTTCTGGGTGCTTTTGATTCGTTTCCAAAGACCAATGTCCAAAACAAAACATGTATTGATTTAGGTTCCTCCACAGGTGGTTTCTGCCAGGTTCTTTTGGAGAAAGGTGCCTCACGAGTGATCGCTGTGGATGTAGGTTACGGCCAATTGGCTCAAAAGATTGCAAACGATCCAAAAGTCACAGTGTTTGACCGAACCCATTTAAAGGACCTTACCCTTCCCCAATTAGAACCATTAACAGAAGAAACTTGGATCACCATGGATTTGAGTTTTATTTCGTTAGTTCCTGTTTTTGCTTCTCTAGTTTCTCTTTTTCAATCGAGTCCCAAAACCATTTGGCAAGGGATCTCCTTATTCAAACCTCAATTTGAAGTCCATCCATCCAAATTAGAAAAAGGTGTTTTAAAAGATTCGCATCATATTAGTTATACGATTCGAACAGTTTGGCGCAAAATAAAAAATTTGGATTCTAAACTGAAATTTTTAGGACTCGCAGAATCTCCCATCCAAGGTGCTGATGGAAACAGAGAATTTTTGATAAGATGGGAATGGAAAGGTTAG
- a CDS encoding alpha/beta fold hydrolase has protein sequence MKNMGGTPCFVAMGGHKIFYWKFGNGSKKPIVFLHGLLDESFGFRRVVKELLDGGYPLYVFDLPGYGNSKLPLVKYLYQIDVWADLLLECFEKLELKEICLVGHSMGGLTSQHLVLKDSQRRVQKLILLAPGGIPHPERERMRKILFPKTEKQVVLLLRYLYGEEFPEPGYLFRHTLVTIWNEKPNEYLQENTLRRENEIFFDSKMKEIQIPTLILAGAEDEITPPFMMKKMKSYIKKSKLVWIPKVRHAIHLEKPDVVAENIRIFYNT, from the coding sequence ATGAAAAATATGGGGGGAACACCCTGTTTCGTTGCGATGGGAGGACATAAAATTTTCTATTGGAAATTTGGAAATGGATCTAAAAAACCGATAGTTTTTTTACACGGTTTGCTTGATGAAAGTTTTGGATTTCGAAGGGTCGTAAAAGAATTGTTAGATGGTGGTTATCCACTCTATGTTTTTGACTTACCTGGATATGGAAATAGCAAACTTCCACTGGTTAAATACCTATATCAAATTGATGTTTGGGCTGATTTACTGCTCGAATGTTTTGAAAAATTGGAATTAAAAGAGATTTGTCTTGTAGGCCATTCCATGGGAGGACTCACCTCTCAACATCTGGTATTAAAAGATAGTCAAAGAAGAGTCCAAAAACTGATCTTACTTGCTCCAGGTGGAATTCCTCATCCAGAACGTGAAAGAATGCGTAAAATTTTATTTCCTAAAACAGAGAAACAAGTAGTATTACTCCTTCGTTATCTTTATGGAGAAGAATTTCCTGAACCTGGATATTTATTTCGCCATACTCTTGTTACTATTTGGAATGAAAAACCCAATGAATATTTACAGGAAAATACCTTAAGACGTGAAAACGAAATATTTTTTGATTCAAAAATGAAAGAAATCCAAATTCCTACTCTTATTTTAGCAGGTGCTGAAGATGAAATCACACCTCCATTTATGATGAAAAAAATGAAGTCTTATATTAAAAAGAGTAAACTAGTTTGGATTCCAAAAGTGCGACATGCAATCCATCTAGAAAAACCAGATGTAGTCGCCGAAAATATCCGAATATTCTATAATACTTAA
- a CDS encoding hybrid sensor histidine kinase/response regulator, whose protein sequence is MDKILIIDDEEDIRIALKRVLSREGYQIELSESATDAIQRISAGETFSVVISDILMSGMSGIDFTKFIAEKQINLPVILITGNPNLSSAESAIRYHAFEYISKPVDKTQILSVVKRAIEVKNQKDSDLEKLMLSEKLEKALRTQNLDLNRQNAAILNATSDAVITIDSKLTVVSANKASFDMLRFKTPLDLIGQSVRLLFTENKMQKYMSQVSKVLSEESNKSTLQLSDVTLLRSDLSTFLADIAICSYSLDGDTYYTGVIRDVTQKKVMVEQLIHSERRAFLSVVAASIGHEINNSLTAIQGFVEMASRENADMMLKDRALKVTLNQTEKLRALTSNLLQLGKSLKSNNEQSTILNLNQEITAVLHVFKETAKLKYCQIKREESTDEIPIRMNSDQFALLLSNILLNAADATNNIGTIEIISYLDQKTAHLIITDDGEGMSQETLDKIYEPYFTTKELGKGTGLGMFVVKQIVDNFEIQLEIESNSGKGSKFHFIFPKVTET, encoded by the coding sequence ATGGATAAAATTTTAATCATAGATGATGAAGAAGACATCCGAATTGCTTTAAAAAGAGTTCTATCTAGAGAGGGGTACCAAATAGAACTCTCAGAATCTGCTACGGATGCAATTCAAAGAATATCGGCAGGAGAAACTTTTTCAGTTGTAATTTCTGATATTTTAATGTCGGGAATGTCAGGTATAGATTTTACTAAGTTCATTGCAGAAAAACAAATTAACTTACCCGTAATTTTGATTACCGGAAATCCTAATCTTTCAAGTGCTGAATCTGCCATTCGTTACCATGCGTTTGAATATATATCCAAGCCAGTTGATAAAACTCAAATACTATCGGTCGTTAAGCGAGCCATTGAAGTAAAAAACCAAAAAGATTCCGATTTAGAAAAATTAATGTTATCGGAAAAACTAGAAAAAGCACTTAGAACGCAAAATTTAGATTTAAACCGACAAAACGCGGCAATTCTCAATGCAACTTCCGATGCAGTTATTACAATTGATTCTAAATTAACCGTTGTATCAGCAAATAAAGCAAGTTTTGATATGTTACGATTTAAAACACCATTGGATTTAATTGGTCAATCCGTTAGGCTTTTGTTTACAGAAAATAAAATGCAAAAGTATATGAGCCAGGTTTCAAAGGTACTCAGCGAAGAATCAAACAAATCAACATTACAACTATCGGATGTTACACTATTGCGTTCTGATTTGAGTACTTTTTTAGCTGATATTGCAATTTGTTCTTATAGTTTAGATGGAGATACGTATTATACTGGAGTCATTCGAGATGTTACACAAAAGAAAGTAATGGTGGAACAACTCATCCATTCAGAACGAAGAGCATTTTTATCTGTGGTGGCAGCAAGTATTGGCCATGAAATTAACAACTCTCTAACAGCCATTCAAGGATTTGTAGAAATGGCATCTAGAGAAAATGCCGATATGATGTTAAAAGATAGGGCTTTAAAAGTAACACTCAATCAAACGGAAAAACTGAGAGCACTTACTTCAAATTTATTACAACTTGGAAAATCGCTAAAATCAAATAATGAACAATCAACGATTCTAAATTTAAACCAAGAAATCACGGCCGTACTTCATGTATTTAAAGAAACAGCTAAACTAAAATATTGTCAGATCAAAAGAGAAGAATCAACAGATGAAATTCCTATTCGAATGAACTCTGACCAATTTGCTTTACTTCTTTCTAATATACTTCTCAATGCAGCAGATGCCACCAATAATATTGGAACCATTGAAATTATATCCTACCTAGATCAAAAAACTGCTCATCTCATCATTACCGATGACGGTGAAGGTATGTCCCAAGAAACTTTAGATAAAATCTACGAACCTTATTTCACAACCAAGGAATTAGGTAAAGGAACTGGGCTTGGAATGTTTGTTGTCAAACAGATCGTAGATAATTTTGAAATACAATTAGAAATAGAATCAAATTCTGGGAAAGGTTCCAAATTTCATTTTATTTTTCCCAAGGTTACGGAAACCTAG